The Pelmatolapia mariae isolate MD_Pm_ZW linkage group LG9, Pm_UMD_F_2, whole genome shotgun sequence genome has a segment encoding these proteins:
- the flt1 gene encoding vascular endothelial growth factor receptor 1 isoform X1: MMNFILISVLCGFYGVLAKDKDQKGRFNVPLLDVKTRQLVLDANQMLTLNCRGRWQLSWTFPAGLDRDQVEVSESRCGRTSKHYCSQVKVSSIQAQHTGLFRCRYQDKPHKQTSIYVYVTDSQQLFVEGANMSPDVLYMKEKEPLVIPCRVTSPNVTTELVKYHSRSLSPDQRNIIWNSRRGFTIRSPTFFYIGLFFCQTTGDKVRHQSRRYFVHRIVNKIKDVRLNSSEHTRALKGQRLVLNCSATAELNTRVNFTWDYPGKRINAGSTFKRLVKHQTEMLFYSILTIPKLQRSDRGRYTCRVTSGDQSQHKQVNVIVYDRPFINLKPRNGLVMTVQAGEKSYKISPKLRAFPAPKVIWLKDGKVAAEQCSRYHMSGNSLVIRDVAEEDAGKYTVLVRNQEHRLYQNLTLTLVVNVSPKIGEKAVLLQDPGSVPRGSRQALRCTSHGVPPPHIQWLWHPCPSKGLPAAPPQA, from the exons ATGATGAATTTTATTCTCATCTCCGTGCTGTGTGGATTTTATGGTGTTCTAGCAAAAG ATAAAGATCAGAAGGGGAGGTTCAATGTCCCTCTCCTGGATGTCAAAACTCGGCAGCTGGTTCTGGATGCTAACCAGATGCTAACGCTCAACTGCAG GGGTCGCTGGCAGCTGAGCTGGACGTTCCCAGCAGGCTTGGACAGAGATCAGGTGGAAGTGAGTGAATCTCGCTGTGGAAGGACGAGCAAGCATTACTGCAGCCAGGTGAAAGTCAGCAGCATCCAGGCCCAGCACACCGGCCTGTTCCGCTGCAGGTACCAGGACAAACCCCATAAACAGACATCCATCTACGTTTATGTCACAG ACAGCCAGCAGCTATTCGTGGAGGGTGCAAATATGAGCCCAGACGTGTTGTACATGAAGGAAAAGGAGCCACTGGTCATCCCCTGCCGGGTCACCAGCCCCAACGTCACCACAGAACTAGTAAAG TACCACAGCCGCAGCTTGAGTCCAGACCAGAGGAACATTATCTGGAACAGCAGGCGAGGCTTCACAATCAGATCTCCCACCTTCTTTTACATCGGCCTCTTCTTCTGCCAGACCACTGGGGACAAAGTCCGACACCAGTCACGCAGATATTTTGTACACAGAATAG tgaataaaatcaaagatgtgCGTCTGAACAGCAGTGAACATACACGGGCCTTAAAGGGACAGCGACTGGTCTTGAACTGCTCTGCCACTGCAGAGTTGAACACCAGAGTCAACTTTACATGGGACTACCCTGGAAAG AGAATCAATGCCGGCTCAACTTTCAAAAGGCTCGtgaaacatcaaacagaaatgTTGTTCTACAGTATTCTGACCATCCCGAAGCTCCAGCGTTCAGACCGAGGCCGCTACACGTGCCGCGTCACCAGTGGTGATCAAAGCCAGCACAAACAAGTCAATGTTATTGTCTATG ACCGACCATTTATCAACCTGAAACCCAGAAACGGACTGGTGATGACGGTGCAAGCAGGAGAGAAATCTTATAAAATCTCTCCCAAACTGCGAGCGTTCCCGGCCCCAAAAGTCATTTG GCTGAAGGATGGCAAGGTTGCAGCAGAGCAATGCTCCAGATACCACATGAGTGGGAATTCCCTGGTTATCCGGGATGTTGCAGAAGAGGATGCTGGGAAGTACACGGTCCTCGTACGAAACCAGGAACACAGACTCTACCAgaatctcacactcacacttgtGGTTAACG TGAGTCCAAAAATAGGGGAGAAAGCGGTGTTGCTGCAGGACCCGGGCTCCGTACCACGGGGGAGCAGACAAGCCCTGCGCTGCACATCCCACGGAGTCCCTCCTCCACACATCCAGTGGCTTTGGCATCCCTGTCCGTCTAAAGGCCT CCCGGCTGCACCACCACAAGCCTGA
- the LOC134634281 gene encoding suppressor of tumorigenicity 14 protein, whose protein sequence is MLGLLPFFPFIAAIALTLHYLTSPPCSVFFLGGSVEFPNLSFSSELADSTSPQFRLQAQALNHYFSDLYKSSPWSPYHVRSGITAFSEGAEGLAVFYWSKFSAPDNVAMEIQTSSPERLQRRLPGSNKIQRESRNEQRYFMQQDDDILQLLGLDPDDFDPDERSDKIKNPNSIQGGKWQLGFQAMSFDLYAKYGNNRTLSLVSPKKPYYQWRLRVPSGHVVRLVVLTLHGATPGSCTAHKLSAYDFLLPLQNKIIARWCGLPISGSSPVMKLTSSGNVMLVTFSFSRQRDGAIFKAYFQAIPKAGCGGSISSWNGSISSPYYPSYYPPNIDCIWTLRVPLPGYLISITIVTMDIQDSPSSDGCEKDWLDIGGVKLCNPVSDSGKKRVYSSPLTLHFHSDESLTNKGFYLLYRAFAPEGTCPRQFRCGDSRCIPLKKVCDGVKDCSDGRDEAKCSSCKPGELLCGNNQCKPQSQCVSQSICADSSEEGSCGGKCYHVCPNKVCLSKSSVCDGVIDCKDRSDELNCTRAYVKGCSSSSYKCANGKCVSKVNPECDGVKDCYDGSDELRCGCGTRPKKRTKIVGGSDAVAGSWPWQVSLQMDRYGHVCGATLVSNRWLISAAHCFQDSDAIKYSDARAWRAYMGMRVMTTGNQGAATRPIRRILLHPQYDQFTSDYDIALLELSAPVFFSDLVQPVCVPASSHTFTTGTSCYVTGWGVLMEDGELASRLQEASVKIINRSTCNKLYDDAVTPRMLCAGNLQGGVDACQGDSGGPLVCLERGRRWFLAGIVSWGEGCARQNRPGVYTQVVKFTDWIRQQTKGQV, encoded by the exons ATGTTGGGTCTCTTGCCTTTCTTTCCCTTTATTGCAGCCATTGCACTGACACTCCACTACTTAACAT CTCCGCCTTGCTCAGTGTTCTTTCTTGGAGGCAGCGTGGAGTTCCCAAACCTGAGCTTCTCCTCGGAGCTGGCTGACTCCACCTCTCCTCAGTTCCGCCTGCAGGCTCAGGCTTTGAACCATTAT ttcTCAGACCTCTACAAGTCCTCTCCGTGGAGCCCTTACCACGTACGCTCAGGAATTACTGCCTTCAG TGAAGGAGCAGAAGGGCTCGCCGTCTTctactggagtaaattctctgCCCCAGACAATGTTGCGATGGAAATTCAGACCTCCAGCCCAGAGAGGCTGCAGCGGCGGCTTCCCGGCAGCAACAAGATTCAGCGGGAAAGCCGCAACGAGCAGCGCTACTTTATGCAGCAAGATGATGACATACTTCAATTACTGG gtttggaCCCTGACGACTTTGATCCAGATGAAAGATCTGACAAAATCAAAAATCCAAATAGTATCCAGGGCGGGAAATGGCAGCTTGGCTTCCAAG CCATGTCCTTTGACCTCTATGCCAAATATGGTAACAACCGCACCCTGAGCCTTGTGAGTCCCAAGAAGCCATACTACCAGTGGAGACTTCGTGTGCCATCGGGTCACGTGGTTCGATTGGTCGTCCTCACCCTTCATGGCGCCACACCAGGAAGCTGCACCGCTCACAAGCTCTCTGCATATGACTTCTTACTTCCTTTACAGAACAAGATAATTGCCAG GTGGTGTGGGCTGCCTATTTCAGGCTCATCTCCGGTTATGAAGCTGACATCCTCTGGGAATGTGATGCTAGTCACGTTCTCTTTCAGCAGACAGAGGGATGGAGCCATCTTTAAAGCTTACTTCCAGGCCATCCCAAAAGCAG GTTGTGGAGGGTCAATTTCCTCCTGGAATGGCTCTATTTCCTCACCCTACTACCCTTCCTATTATCCTCCGAATATAGACTGCATTTGGACACTGAGG GTGCCATTACCAGGATACCTGATCTCCATAACTATTGTGACAATGGACATTCAGGATTCTCCATCATCAGATGGCTGTGAGAAGGACTGGCTGGACATCGGAGGAGTGAA ACTGTGCAATCCAGTGTCAGACAGCGGCAAAAAGCGAGTCTACTCCTCTCCTCTCACCCTCCACTTCCACTCTGATGAATCTCTCACCAACAAGGGCTTCTACTTGCTATACCGAGCCTTCGCCCCAGAGGGCA CGTGCCCTCGCCAGTTTCGCTGTGGAGATAGTCGCTGCATCCCTCTGAAGAAGGTGTGCGATGGAGTAAAGGACTGCTCAGACGGACGGGACGAGGCTAAATGCT CATCCTGCAAGCCAGGGGAACTGTTGTGTGGGAACAACCAGTGCAAACCTCAAAGCCAGTGTGTCAGTCAGAGCATTTGTGCGGACAGCAGTGAGGAGGGCAGCTGTG GGGGTAAATGTTACCACGTCTGTCCCAACAAGGTGTGTTTGTCTAAGTCGTCTGTGTGTGATGGTGTCATTGACTGCAAAGACCGCAGCGATGAGCTCAACTGCACCAGAGCAT ATGTTAAAGGCTGCTCCTCATCCTCCTACAAATGTGCCAATGGGAAGTGTGTCAGTAAGGTCAACCCGGAGTGTGACGGCGTTAAAGACTGCTACGATGGCTCTGATGAGCTGCGTTGTG GCTGTGGAACCAGGCCCAAAAAACGCACCAAGATAGTGGGAGGGAGTGACGCCGTAGCTGGGTCATGGCCATGGCAGGTCAGCCTCCAGATGGATCGCTACGGGCATGTCTGTGGAGCCACGCTGGTCTCAAACCGCTGGCTTATCTCTGCTGCTCATTGTTTCCAGGACTCTGACGCCATTAA ATACTCAGATGCACGTGCGTGGCGTGCATACATGGGAATGCGTGTGATGACGACAGGAAACCAAGGAGCAGCCACCAGACCGATCCGCCGCATCCTCCTCCACCCACAGTATGACCAGTTCACGTCTGATTATGACATCGCCCTCCTCGAGCTCAGCGCACCTGTTTTTTTCAGTGACTTGGTGCAGCCTGTGTGCGTCCCCGCCTCCTCTCACACTTTCACCACGGGGACCAGCTGCTATGTCACAGGTTGGGGAGTTCTTATGGAGGATG GTGAATTAGCCTCTCGCCTACAAGAGGCCTCGGTGAAGATCATAAATAGAAGCACCTGCAACAAGCTGTACGATGACGCCGTCACTCCCAGGATGCTGTGTGCTGGGAATCTGCAGGGAGGTGTGGATGCATGTCAA ggTGACTCTGGGGGTCCATTAGTGTGTCTGGAGCGAGGCAGGCGGTGGTTCCTTGCGGGGATCGTGAGCTGGGGCGAGGGCTGTGCCAGACAGAACCGCCCCGGCGTCTACACGCAGGTGGTCAAATTCACCGACTGGATTCGTCAGCAGACCAAAGGACAGGTCTGA